ACCTAAAAGGTTAAACAAACAATAAAAACTATTGGCCAATTAGAAGCACTTCAAATTCTCGTGAAAAATCTTGATTGTGCCTTATTTTGAAGTTCGTTTTTTGGTCAAAGCTCTTCCATAATTAAATGTATGCATTCTGAGGCAGGTGAAATACCATCAGAGATTGGCAAGCTTTGGAATCTGGAAATTCTAGTTCTAGGTACAAACTATTTAACAGGTCGTATTCCAGAGACAATCTTCAATATGTCTGCTTTGAGAACACTTTCATTCCGAGAAAATCATCTATACGGGAGTCTTCCACCAACCATGGGGAATGAGCTACCTAACCTTGGAGCAATTTTTCTTGGACAGAACAATCTCACCGGTTTCATACCAAGTTcaatttcaaatgcttccgcTCTCACACGTTTAAGCTTGGTTGCTAACAAGTTTTCTGGCCCCATTCCTGGGTCGCTTGTGGAGTTGAGgtttcttgattttttaaatCTAGGAGAAAATGACTTAACTACCGAGTCTTCAGAATTGAGTTTCATAACTTCTTTAACAAACTGCCGGCTTCTAAGAATACTTTGGATTCAGACTAACTCCTTCAATGGTAACCTTCCAGTTTCAATTGGTAATCTCTCTTCTAATCTTGAGGCAATTGATGCGAGTAACTCTGATCTCAAGGGAAGCATTCCACTAGAAATTGGGAATATTAGTAATTTGGAATCTTTGTATCTGGATAACAATGATTTAACAGGGTTCATTCCCATCACGATCAAAGGTATACTGAATTTACGAACATTGAGCCTTATTGGTAATTCATTCAATGGAGTAATCCCAGATGGCATCTGTACTTTAACCCGACTAGGGGAGCTCACATTGAGCAAAAACAAGCTTCATGGTCCACTTCCAACGTGTTTAGGGAATGTTACTTCTTTGAGATATCTTAATCTTGATTCCAATGAACTAAATTCGAGCATATCTCCAAGTATAGGTGGGCTCAAGGATCTCCTGAAATTGAATCTGTTCTCAAATTTATTGAGTGGCCAGCTACCCCAGGAAATTGGTAACTTGGAGAGAGTAATATCAATCGACTTGTCATCAAATGAGTTATCAGGTGGTATTCCTAGCATAGTTGGCAAGCTGATAAACTTGATCAATCTGTCCATGGCACATAATCAATTGAATGAATCCATCCCTGGTTCAGTTGGCAAATTGTTGAGTTTGGAAAGATTGGATCTTTCTGGTAACAATCTCACAGGTATGATTCCGAAATCAATGGAGGCACTTCAGCATCTCTTGTATCTCAACCTCTCCTTTAACAGTTTAAGAGGAGAAATTCCTGACGGAGGGCCTTTTGCATATTTCAACTATCAATCCTTCATGTCAAATGATGCATTGTGTGGTGCGCCTCAGTTCCAGGTTCCAGAATGCCATATTAACGATCACCATAAACATAGGAAACTAAAGAAGTTCCTTGTTTTAGTCATAACACTGGTGGTTGTTTTAACAATTTCTGCCTTGACACTTTCCTTAATTCTTATAGAACGCCGAAGGAAAAATAAGGTTCCCAATCATATGGAATTGCTTCCTTCTGTAACGATTGACAGGGTCACATACCTTGAGCTTCAAAGAGCAACTAATGGATTTAGTGAAGACAACTTGCTAGGAACTGGTAGTTTTGGTTCTGTTTACAAAGGGGTTTTAACTGATGGCACAACCTTGGCTGTGAAGGTATTCAATTTACAGAAAGAAGGAGCATTCAAAAGTTTTGATACAGAATGTGAAGTGCTACGCAACGTTCGCCATCGTAACCTGACAAAAGTCCTTAGCAGCTGCACCAACACTGATTTTCGAGCTTTAGTACTCGAATTCATGCCTAATGGGAGTCTAGATAAGTGTTTGTACTCTGATCATGAACCATTGGATCttttacaaagattaaacataATGATAGATGTTGCATCTGCAATGGACTATCTCCACCACGGCTACTCAACTCCTATAATACATTGTGATTTGAAGCCCGGTAACATCCTCCTAGACGAAAACATGGTGGCACGTGTGAGTGACTTTGGGGTAGCAAAATTAATAGATGCAGATGATACCATGACCCACACTAGGACTCTGGCGACATATGGCTATATTGCACCAGGTGAATCTCCCTTCTTTCCAGTTCTTGTTTTTGATTCTTCATGCATTGATTCTTTGTGGTTGGTTTATGCAGAGTACGGATTGGAAGGACTAGTTTCAAGAAAATGTGATGCATACAGTTATGGCATTGTGTTGATGGAAACGTTCACAAGAATGAGGCCAAGTGATGATTTGTTCACAGAAGGAGGGAGCCTCAGGGGTTGGATAAAAGACTCGTATCCTGACTCTATACATGAGGTGATAGATGCCAATCTACTCGAAATTGAGGAAGTAAACGCCAACAAAATTGTCGAGTGTGTGTCGTTAATCATGAAATTGGCTTTGGACTGCTCTGAGGAATTACCTGGAAAGAGGACCAACATGAGAGAAGCTCAGACAACTCTGCAGAAAATCAAAAACCACTTCTTTCCAAGGAACTAATTACGATACCCCATCCATAAGAAAGAAATACATTTAAAGTGATTTATAAAGGGATATAATAACTCTTGTATCAACTTTGTACTAGTCATTTTTGTAATCAAATGTAATGACGGATACGCCCTAATTGTTATAGGGGCTCGCATATGCCAGTTTAGGCTCGGGATCAGTCATAATGATATCAGAAACGATTATcagtaaaaatataaaaaaaaataaatgttatacGAGATAAATTGTTATGTGCGTGAGAACTACCTCTTGAAACTGTTGGAAAAAATGTTACATGATCGAAGTCACCTTTTGAACCTGTGAGAATCATCACTAGATTCCTAGCACTTGTGGATCTTGCTACATTATGTGAGTCTAACTCTAGCAATCTGGGTTAATAATTTCTATAAAGCGAGAACGGATAAGAAATAATTGTTACAGAGACTTATTATGCAACCGTGAAAATGTAAGAGTGCCCGGAGCCAGAGACggagtctaaatttttttaaaagggtAGAAAgctatatataattatattttttcctcTCTCTGAAATTTGCTTTTGTcctcttaaaatttttaatattctttTTCATCTGCCAACAATGTTTTTCTGGCTCAGTCCTTGCTCGGGACTGacaataaataaagtttttttttactctcgattattttatcacaaataattatataaGATTAATTCACATTGTGTTGGATTGAggtatttgatttgttttttaaatctgTCACGATTATTATTGGAAATGTTTACTTCCATATTTATTGGATTTGAAATTCGCTTGAAATTAAACTAAAACATTATacttaacaatataaaaatgtaaaagaTTTCAAATTCTCAATTTTAATGTTGAGCCAAATAAATATGGTGAAATTAAATCCTTTCAAATCATTTAGTCCGAATACAACTTTTGAATttcttcataaaaaaatttgaaaaacttATTGAGAATGTTCATTATCAAATAATCActtatttataaacttttatctACGTCGAAATCtctgtaaaataatttttttataaaaaaaatgaaatccaTGAACTAAAACACAACTTTAATTCTCTTAATGAAACAGTACCACTTGGATGATAATAATGTTAGAATTATATTCtagatgatgataataaaagcATTTTAATTATGTCAACCAGTGAGGGTAAATTTACAAAATAGGAAGAAATTTAAACCTTTGCTACTATTTCAATTGGGATATGGGCAAAAACTTCTGTGAAACGGTTttacaggtcgtattttgtaagacgagtctcttatttgggacatccatgaaaaaatattactttttataataagagtattactttttcttgtgaatatcggtatgattgaccagtttcacagataaaaatttgtgaaactATCTCGCAAGAGTCCTACTTTTGGAGCATGTTATCTTACCCAAAACGCCTTCAAtacatttagaaaattttgcaaTTACTATACTGTAGAAACAATTCCAagctattattattttaaaaagaattattaACTATGTTTCCGTTGTTATTCAAAATGTTAATCCCTAGACCTGAAGTTGAGTGTGTGCAAAGTCTGACGACCTTGGCGAGATCGCTCCACCGGCGAATCACGCGCCTTTCTCCATCCGGCACCCCATTCGCCGCACTTCCTTTAATTTCACCGACTCTCCTATTTTTCGTTCTTCACGCATAAATCACTACCTCAGGATATAGATCTATGGGCGATTTGACGGAATCTTCGACTCTTCAAACGCCGCCGACGAGGCAACTACCTGTCCGTGAGGACTGTTGGACGGAAGAGGCTACTTGGACATTGGTTGAATCTTGGGGTCGTCGTTATGTAGAACTCAACCGCGGGAACCTACGTCAGAAGGACTGGCAGGAGGTGGCTGACGTCGTCAACGCGCATCACGGACACACGAAGAAGTCTCGCCGCACCGATGTTCAGTGCAAAAATCGGATCGATACTCTCAAGAAGAAGTACAAGATTGAGAAGACTAAGATCGCCGAATCTGACGGGACTTTAACGTCGTCATGGCCATTCTTCCCTCGTATGGAGTATTTGATCGGATCTAATTCCAATAAGCATCAAAATAGTAAGTCTCCAATGGAGATGGCTGAATCTACTCCTCTTTTATCTCTGCCGTCTCCACCCATGGCCGTGCCGTTGTCCTATCGTAGTTCTCCCTCATCCGCGATGATGACCCCGGTGACTTTGCCTCAGAAACGTCCGATGTCGTCGCTTTCGATGGACCAATCGTATTTCAAGAGGAACTTTTCTGCTATCGCGGCTGCTGCTGCGGCAccggatgatgatgatgatgatgtagAATCTGAAGGGGCTGAAGCTGATGGGAGCGAGGGTAGGGGCGTTGAGGCGGAAGAGGAAGGGGATGAGGGGATAGGAAGATTAGCCAAGGCGATTGAGAGGTTCGGAGAGATATACGAGAAGGTGGAGGGTATGAAGCAGAGGCAGATGGTTGAGTTGGAGAAGCAGAGGATGCAGTTTGCTAAAGATTTGGAGGTTCAGAGGATGCAATTGTTTATGGATACTCAAGTCCAGCTCGAGAAGATGAATCAAGCCAGAAGATCTGTATCTTCTGATGGTATGCCACACCACCTGATTTTCTTTTCATTAAACTAGCTTGTAATATGGTTATGAAATATTAGCACGTTTGATTtgattgtgttttttttaatcattattattttctaGTATGATGATAAAGATGAAGCTGATAGTCAAGATTGGTTTGTTTTGCAATGAATTCTTTTTCTAATTGAGGTTTCTTGGATTAGAGGGTTGAAGTTCTTAGCATGAATATGTTTCTGAGGTTGGACGTTCTTTTATTTTGAGAACTGGCGATCTGGAATTCTGACAACTTTTGAAATCTTCTATGCTAAAACAATCACTTggagtcaaaaaaaaaataaaaatcacttGGAGTCTGATGTATATTGAGACTTTAGTGAATCTTTTTTAATTTCAGTTAAATAGTAAACGGTTGCATTGTTTTTTGGCTGGTATTTTCTgagttttaaaaagtttatCTTCGGTGGGATTTGGTTGGAGTGGTGTATGATGGCTGATGATGACAAATTGCCGGTAACTGTAAAATAAGGCACGTCGTGTCATATGGCATCTTTGTGTTGCTATTTGTGTTTGTGCTTTCCAATCTGAACTACATTACCTGGAAGATAACAATTTAAGGTCATCTACAGACTTTGGCCTCTTTAATTTTGTTAGTTATTTGTATTTGTGCATTTCTTTGTTGGCTAAAGTATATTACCTGGAGATAACAATTTAAGGTTATTGACAATCTTTTGCTGTGATAATTTTGTTACTGTTATCATTGCATGACTGTTGATACTGATTTATTGCAACTGTCCTGAAAATTGAGCGAAATTGTGTTATGTCAAACAAGATCTGTTATGGTCATTGACACATCTCGagttcacaaaaactcttgtgagacggtgtcATGGATCAATTATGTGATacaaatattctatttgggtcaccaatgatgcatgaaaaatattatttttttttgccaaaagtattattttttattgtaaaaaaatattgtttttttgccaaaaatattattttttattgtaaatacatgtatggttgacccgtctcacgaataaaaatccgtgaaaccgtttcaagagacctactccatgGAGTTGGAACATGTCCTTCGATCTctttatatgattaaatttccATATTGTCCATTGACTTGGGTTACACCTGAGTTTGCTAGTTATTGAAAGAATTGGCTACCTCTTGTGTCTATATTTAATTACTCATATCATCcattttttctcatcattttatTTCTGGTTAGCTGCTTCCTTTGAAAGGTTTATCCTCTTTCTTATTTGCAGTGGtattataatgatttaatttcatattgAGGTAGCGCGTTCACTCTCAGAAAATAAATGTTTAACTGCAATATCCACCATCAGCTTGCAAAAAAATATCAGGTAACAACCTGCCCAAAAAATGGATTTTACGTATAGTTGAAAACGTAGCAGAATTTGGATGAACTAAGGCAGTTAGATGGCGAATTAGTGCTGACTAAGGTTCTTTTTGTATTATTTCTCATGAGCTAAAGATACCTTGCTTTGTTCCCCATTCTCacttatatttttcttcttttgctCTTGTAGCATTTATTATGTTGTGGAGGCGAGCTGTTGTTTACTGTTCTTTTGGTTTAAGGTTGAATTTTTCAGGGTGTGGATGTAGTCTTtcttctagtttttttttttaatgttatttaaGGTGTTTTAAATCGAACATAGATGGACTGTGCAATCCTAACCCtcaatgaacaatatagtgggcATTCTCTGGCACCCATGTTTTTACTCTTGCCATTTTCTATTAATTCCCTTAATGTTTATATTTGCTTTCAATGCTGCAGATGTGTACAGCTAGCCATGAGGAAAGAACTTGATAGACATCCTTTCCGATGGTCGAGGCACCAGAGCTGTTTGCCCCTTTCACTTATAGCGGTCCTATTATCGTTAGAAGCCTTCATATTGGCCTCAAACTCATAAGATTTATTTTCTAAATGCATTCCCTTCCCACCTGTACAGCACGTCGTTAGTGTTCAAGAAACTCTTACCACAATAGAAGTATGTGtttttaccttcatttaaatatttagtgCAAACTAATCACACCATAGTTCGGTGTTACCTCGTAAAGCCTTGTCTGATGATGTGCCGTTTGATTGGCCTTTTGTTGACTTGTTATTCTTTCAAAAAATTTTGCAGCCCCCCGTCTTATCTTGTTAAAAGAATGTGTTGGTAAGTTGTTAAACTCCCATGGTTGACCAACAATGGGTATTGATTTTATCTTAGTCTTGTATCTTTTAAATGTTAGCGATTTTGATCTTCTCCCATTAGTAATAGAGAtgggtcaactctatcgatattcacaataaaatgtaatactcttagcataaaaagtaatattttttcatagatgatccaaataagagattcgtctcacaaaatacgatccgtgagatcgtatgacacaagtttttgccttattaATATTGGCGTAAATTTGCATAGTTGAGTGTCACGTGAGTATTAATCGAAATTGACAAAAAGAACGAACTAGGCTAAAAATAATCTAAAATATAGAATCTAAGTGGAAATTTTTACTTCATGTTTTGTACCTTCAATGTGtgtattttgaagaaaaaaagtaCAGAAAAGAAACAGTTAGATCTGCCTTGGTCGGATTTTGTTTTGAACCCGAGTTTGTGAGCCGGGCTTCTTGGTTGTCTGGTTTTACATAAGGGGGCTAAATTGTGGCCTTGAGCTAAGTCCGTCGTCCTACTTCGTGGTTAATTTGTTATACTTATACGACCtgggaaaaatatttctttttgcaTTTCAAAATAATCCCACTTCTTTGTTGTTATGACTAGACGTAGAATCGTACTGATAATTTCTTGTTTATATCTGCATCCGAGGTTgtctattaaaataaaataatcaatgcATAATTTACACGCAACAATACTGTGGCAGCTTGTGGTATCTAGTAATTTTCTTTCAACAAGCTGTGGAGTCGATGTTTCCTTTCATCTAAAATCGCAATCTCCATCTATTAGTTACGCTAGCTGCAACAACCAACTCAAATTCTTTGCCCGGCTTCAAAGCAAAAAATAACTATTTGTCTTTAAGAAAAATTTGTCTCGCATATGATGCTCACGTGATATAACAATCATTTTTCAAGATACAATAACTTTCAACTTGTGATAGTAATACTACGAATCACGAGTTTCATAAGCAGAAAATGAAGCAAATTCTAATATGAATACAAATActctttttttgtttgattatctcaaaattgaaattattttgtCCTCTAATATGTTAATGCATTCAGATTGATCAATATGTAAGtcacaaatctaaaaaatatgaCAAATAGATACATTTTGATGACAAAGATCCATGAAAACGCGAAATTTTTGTCGAACAGCGCTGTCAAACACCACTTTACATACGCCTCCCTCACGACTTGGAAAATTCCAAAGCACAAAGAAACATTTAGAAGCCTCTTTTACGCAACAAAAAGCGTTTAGGAGCCTCTCTTACGGCCTAGATTGTTCCAGGCCATACAACGCCTCTTCTAACACATGAAATATTCCGTTTTGAGTTTTATATACCTTTTAGTTTTtcgaattttaaatatattggaCGTAAAGCTATTTTctatcttaaaaaaatattgtacataaTAATTCCCTCCAAAACCAGATAAAATCTAATTAATTGCGCGGTGACGAATCTACAAGTGGGATTCATATGTTGTCATTTCACAATGGTCCAAGGTTCGCGCCACAGATTCCCAGGCCCATTTATGTCCTTTCAACTTCAACTGTCACCGAACAAACCTCGAGCTCAAGCTGCTCCAATGGCTTCCGGGATTGTCTAGCATCGGCTTTTTCTCGCTCTCACTCACGCATAGATGGTAAAGTGCTTgtacacactcacacacacatatatctgTGTGTGTATGTATCACTCTCTCGGCAGTTCAGCTACTGAAATCCTCCCTCTACCTAATTTTCTTTCTAGTTATTTGTCGTCGTTAGTTCTTTTCATTATCAGCAATTTGTTTCACATTTCGTTCATTTCCGAGACAGTATAGATTTGGTCTATCAGACAGTAGTTACCCGCAAAGATTTAGAGTCTGTTGGGGTTGTTTTTGTCGTTTGTTGAATGCGCGTGAATTGTACGTAAAACGATGCCGTTGGTGAGAGTTGAGGTGAAGAATTGTTATGGACTCGGAGTACAGGAGCTGTACAGGGAGGCGAACAAGGAAGACCCGAAGGAGATTCTTGATGGCGTCATGGTGGCTGGTCTCTCCGGCGTCTTACGTCAGCTCGGGGATCTCGCCGAGTATGTTATTCCTCAATTCTGTCTGCATGCCTCTTAAATTTCACTATATTGTTGATGTTTGGAGATTTTAGTGGTCGTAGAGTTGGGTTCATGATTTCTATTTCAATACGTTGCCTGGTTTGATTCTAGGTATTATAGCTTCTGTATAGTAGTGAGAAACACAACCAAATTGCTAATTTCGTACATTGAGAAATAACATATTGCTCGATAAAACGGCATATGATTGTGCTGCAAAAATTGTATTCGAAATTGGAAATGAGTGTCGGGGGACTCTGGTAAAAAGACATCATACTTGCACTGCGTAATCTTCACGTATTGGGCTGAAAAGGATAAATTGTGACTCTGATTTTGTAAGTATTTTGGTTAGAGCATAAGAGAAGATAAAATAATTCTGTTGTGCTTCTTGATTATGTCACTATAAGGATCACATGTTACAGAGAAAAGGCTTTAATACGAATTGGTGGATGTGACACTCGTTGGCTTAAGGTGTTGAGTTAAAGTTGGCTTTTTTTTTACGATAGTTAAAGTTGGCTTTAAACATGTgtatttaacttttttttttatggttcaTACTgttttaatctttatttttcaatttcattCAATTGAATGAATAAAAAGGGtcctaaaaatgttatttttaatgtaTCTATGATAGTTAATCTGCAGAAGCTCCTGGTTCAATCAATATCAAGATATTGAGAGTGCAAAAATGCAAGAAAGCAAGGTGTTATATCCCGGATACTCCTCCCACCCCCAGTCCCACCCACCCGCTCACACTTTTGACTACATGCGGGAGATAAATGGAACAGTTGTGCAGATACCCATTTTACTGTCTTCATTTGACGATCTATTTTCTTCTTAAGCAGCAATTGGAGTTGCCGACATCCAATCGACGAAGAGAAGCTAATCAGCTCAAGGGCATATATGAAAAGGAAGATTTTTTGCATCTAATTCGATCCAAAGTAAGTTCTTTAGTGGACAAATTTCCTATTTTTTGTTAATAGATAAATCATGTATTAAATGTTTGATTAAACTCATCTGCATTTGCTATGTAGACTCAAGTAGAAATGTTGGACCTGCATGCCTTCTATTCCTTACGATCCAGCTTCAGTAGCTAAGCAGTGTTTACATAAGCCAAATATAACACGTAAAACTAATAGTACAGAGATAAAAGCTAACATCACGTCACTCTATGAGGGGATAACAGTATCAGTATAGCTTGTGAACAAACTGTACTTTATTTGAGATGTAGCTCTGAGTTGTCTACAGATTTCAGTGTAGTTTATACGATTTTATGTTTCTATTAGTGTCGTATGTGAGAAAAAATGAAGGAAAGAAAAAATTCTGATTCATTACACTTGCTTTATAGGAATTCTGCCCAACTAAGATAACATAAAGATGCTATCTAATCTGatctgaaatttaaaatagatcCTATCTAAAACTAACATTTCAAACAATTATCTAAACGAATAACATCTAATTTTCAGTATTCAACAATTTTTATAGCCTTTAGAAGAGGTCTTAGCTTAGTCCCCCTTTTCCAAAAAATACTTATGTAAGTCCATTTGATGAGTAAAGGAACCATTGGattatgcaattaaaaaaatCTCACCGGTCTGTACACCTTTGTTTTGTGGCTCCAGTCATTGAATCTGAGACCAATTGTAATCGGTAAATCAAAATATGGGGAGCCCACCTCTAAATTGTCCATATGTCGGCCATTCTTCGGAAGGTTAATGCAATTCGCCAGGTATCTATAATCTCTGTCTCCGTGGTACACAGAAATAGTTAGATGAATTTGATATTAACCGTGTTTGTGCATTTCTGTGTGTCTTTGTTGGCAATTCAGGTTGTTGGAAGTGATGATGGGGAAGGTGATAGTAACTGGGGTGACACTTGAGTTTTCATCTGGCACGACATGCTAGTAAAATGGTCTAAGCCATGAAATTTTGGTTTCCAGATTAGGCAGATCTGTGATACATAGTTGTAAATAAGTCCATTTCCTTGTGTAATTTATTTGTAGGTCTCATGTGAATTTCAATGACGCCATCCTCTTCGGTTCAATTTACTGCAACATTTTCTGCATTGTTTATGTTTCGTTTTCAGATTTTTTCATTGGTGGTAAAGCATATCCCCACATTCATAGTGAACTGACCAAAAAGATTGAAATACAATCTTCAAGGCATGAAGTTGCCTCATAACCAACTGTTCCTGTTTCGTGTCAGTCTCTTAACGATCAAGGTAATAGACGACTGGTTGGGTCTATGTCAAAGAACTTATATATACAACTCAAGTCACAAAATATACATGATATATTCCACAAGTAATTTCATAATTTACATGCTCTGTTCCAAATGTAAATAAGACAGGTCACATAATAGAGCAACCATGAACATTCTCATCACTGAACATGAATCTAGTTCCCTCATCGACAAGACCAGAGGAGAGTGGCTGCTGGTAGTAACCATGCCCATGCCCGTTGTAGCCGTGCACGTGATAGTTGTATACTGAGGATGGCTTAGGCTCCGTAAAATATTGATGGCCTCCACCTCGCTGTCCAGAGTAGAAGTTCCTGGTCGGAGCTGGGCTGTCATAACTATTGTTGCTGAAATAATACTTGTGGGCATAACCATGGTATTCCAGGTTGTAGGGATATGGCCAGATCTCCGCAACCCGACCTGTATTTCTCACAGTTTTCAGGACTTTTTTCTGATCAGCCCACCCCATCACTGTCACCTTTTGCATCTTCATGTCTATGTAAACGTTGTCCACTCCTGCAAGTCCATCAATTAGTTATGACTGAAGGGTACATAATTTCTAGCATTCTTGTTCCTGTTTGAACAACCGTAATATAACGAGAATGGAAGGCTATGCTCTATTGTTTCGATGTGTCACAAGCGGCCTTGCGTCACCCGGACTGGTCACTGGTGGCCGTGCATATGGTTACTGAGACCTTTCTTGAAAATAATGTGTACACTGTTGGTACAACACCAAACTCTGTTCCATGAATTGTACATCCATCACGtgtttcaataaaaaaatacctTTTAATTTGGAAAGAGCTTTTTTTATTCTGGCTTCGCATCCTGGACAATCCATGTGCACTCTCATCTCCACAATCTGAAGGGCCAAAAATTCAAAACCCGTCACTTGCTTTTCTAGATTCGGTTAACAAAATAGTGCTAGAAGAGAGATATGCTTTGATATTTGGTTATTCGAACTATGTGCTATAACGTAAATTATAACTTGTTAAAGAACTATGTGCACGATTAGGTATCCAAAACAAACCGGCGCGCGCATTGTTGATCATAAAAATAAGTAGAGCTCGAGCTTACCGGCATACTTATAGTGGACTTGAAAGATAGTGAAGAAGATGTTGGGTTGTGATGAATTTAAGTAGTGTTTGTGCTCTTTATATACACAAGGAAAACTAATTGGAGAGCAAGCTATGTGTTGCTTACGCATGCAAG
This genomic window from Primulina huaijiensis isolate GDHJ02 chromosome 7, ASM1229523v2, whole genome shotgun sequence contains:
- the LOC140981478 gene encoding uncharacterized protein isoform X2, producing MESTFLVLLSMSANFFILCSALDISTDQSALLALKSQVEPSPDNLLARNWSSNTPVCDWVGVTCNSRHQRVAALNISNMDLSGKVPPRLGNLSFLVSLDISGNMFKGDIPEEITMLKRLRFISFSFNSFSGEIPSWFGELHSLQHLLLDNNSFTGSIPSSLSNLSKLETLNLQYNLLEGMIPANIGNLYNLKSLTVRENHLAGSIPATFFNISSLEKVDFTENSLSGNLPANMCRHLHNLTYFSVYSNQFDGQIPTTIDECSQLQYLILQFNQFTGPVPNQIGNLTRLVHLYLGDNNLKGEIPEDIGNLLQLEYLTLDAIGLSGPIPSFIYNMSTLQWLYLGQNNLTGKTPIDVCSNLPVLQGFYLGQNHLTGSIPRELGNCSSLVELYMDDNKYTGEIPSEIGKLWNLEILVLGTNYLTGRIPETIFNMSALRTLSFRENHLYGSLPPTMGNELPNLGAIFLGQNNLTGFIPSSISNASALTRLSLVANKFSGPIPGSLVELRFLDFLNLGENDLTTESSELSFITSLTNCRLLRILWIQTNSFNGNLPVSIGNLSSNLEAIDASNSDLKGSIPLEIGNISNLESLYLDNNDLTGFIPITIKGILNLRTLSLIGNSFNGVIPDGICTLTRLGELTLSKNKLHGPLPTCLGNVTSLRYLNLDSNELNSSISPSIGGLKDLLKLNLFSNLLSGQLPQEIGNLERVISIDLSSNELSGGIPSIVGKLINLINLSMAHNQLNESIPGSVGKLLSLERLDLSGNNLTGMIPKSMEALQHLLYLNLSFNSLRGEIPDGGPFAYFNYQSFMSNDALCGAPQFQVPECHINDHHKHRKLKKFLVLVITLVVVLTISALTLSLILIERRRKNKVPNHMELLPSVTIDRVTYLELQRATNGFSEDNLLGTGSFGSVYKGVLTDGTTLAVKVFNLQKEGAFKSFDTECEVLRNVRHRNLTKVLSSCTNTDFRALVLEFMPNGSLDKCLYSDHEPLDLLQRLNIMIDVASAMDYLHHGYSTPIIHCDLKPGNILLDENMVARVSDFGVAKLIDADDTMTHTRTLATYGYIAPEYGLEGLVSRKCDAYSYGIVLMETFTRMRPSDDLFTEGGSLRGWIKDSYPDSIHEVIDANLLEIEEVNANKIVECVSLIMKLALDCSEELPGKRTNMREAQTTLQKIKNHFFPRN
- the LOC140981478 gene encoding uncharacterized protein isoform X1, translating into MESTFLVLLSMSANFFILCSALDISTDQSALLALKSQVEPSPDNLLARNWSSNTPVCDWVGVTCNSRHQRVAALNISNMDLSGKVPPRLGNLSFLVSLDISGNMFKGDIPEEITMLKRLRFISFSFNSFSGEIPSWFGELHSLQHLLLDNNSFTGSIPSSLSNLSKLETLNLQYNLLEGMIPANIGNLYNLKSLTVRENHLAGSIPATFFNISSLEKVDFTENSLSGNLPANMCRHLHNLTYFSVYSNQFDGQIPTTIDECSQLQYLILQFNQFTGPVPNQIGNLTRLVHLYLGDNNLKGEIPEDIGNLLQLEYLTLDAIGLSGPIPSFIYNMSTLQWLYLGQNNLTGKTPIDVCSNLPVLQGFYLGQNHLTGSIPRELGNCSSLVELYMDDNKYTGEIPSEIGKLWNLEILVLGTNYLTGRIPETIFNMSALRTLSFRENHLYGSLPPTMGNELPNLGAIFLGQNNLTGFIPSSISNASALTRLSLVANKFSGPIPGSLVELRFLDFLNLGENDLTTESSELSFITSLTNCRLLRILWIQTNSFNGNLPVSIGNLSSNLEAIDASNSDLKGSIPLEIGNISNLESLYLDNNDLTGFIPITIKGILNLRTLSLIGNSFNGVIPDGICTLTRLGELTLSKNKLHGPLPTCLGNVTSLRYLNLDSNELNSSISPSIGGLKDLLKLNLFSNLLSGQLPQEIGNLERVISIDLSSNELSGGIPSIVGKLINLINLSMAHNQLNESIPGSVGKLLSLERLDLSGNNLTGMIPKSMEALQHLLYLNLSFNSLRGEIPDGGPFAYFNYQSFMSNDALCGAPQFQVPECHINDHHKHRKLKKFLVLVITLVVVLTISALTLSLILIERRRKNKVPNHMELLPSVTIDRVTYLELQRATNGFSEDNLLGTGSFGSVYKGVLTDGTTLAVKVFNLQKEGAFKSFDTECEVLRNVRHRNLTKVLSSCTNTDFRALVLEFMPNGSLDKCLYSDHEPLDLLQRLNIMIDVASAMDYLHHGYSTPIIHCDLKPGNILLDENMVARVSDFGVAKLIDADDTMTHTRTLATYGYIAPGESPFFPVLVFDSSCIDSLWLVYAEYGLEGLVSRKCDAYSYGIVLMETFTRMRPSDDLFTEGGSLRGWIKDSYPDSIHEVIDANLLEIEEVNANKIVECVSLIMKLALDCSEELPGKRTNMREAQTTLQKIKNHFFPRN
- the LOC140981461 gene encoding trihelix transcription factor ENAP1-like, whose protein sequence is MGDLTESSTLQTPPTRQLPVREDCWTEEATWTLVESWGRRYVELNRGNLRQKDWQEVADVVNAHHGHTKKSRRTDVQCKNRIDTLKKKYKIEKTKIAESDGTLTSSWPFFPRMEYLIGSNSNKHQNSKSPMEMAESTPLLSLPSPPMAVPLSYRSSPSSAMMTPVTLPQKRPMSSLSMDQSYFKRNFSAIAAAAAAPDDDDDDVESEGAEADGSEGRGVEAEEEGDEGIGRLAKAIERFGEIYEKVEGMKQRQMVELEKQRMQFAKDLEVQRMQLFMDTQVQLEKMNQARRSVSSDDVYS